The genomic segment TCATGAATGTTGTGaacattgttgtgttgttaatgtGCTCTACAGCAACTTCTGCCCTTttagggatccctcacatgtggctcttgaggtgtgtgtttgccccCCCCTGTTAAAAGGGGTTTTGTCACTCTCGCTGAAGGTTTAGAAGAGAtcatgttgcaccttgttaatcCCCATGAAACAActagtgatttgtgaatgtgggctatacacaTAAAGTTACAATTGGTGGTTCATTGAAAGAGAAGTCACtgaacagatgtgtgtgtgtgtgggggggtaacATGTGCTATGTGGCTGCATGCTGAAGTTCCTGTCTCGAACAGACCTGTTGGTGGCAGAGGAGCCAGCGTCTCCCCCCctcaaaggaaaaggaaaaagcagAGCGCCCCCTGCGGGAGAGGCTGTTCGCACTAAGCTCTTGATCCCGAGCATCGCCATATTGACGTCCCAGCCGCCGCCGAGAGgtaatcgtgttattttacggCAAATCGTCGCCGGTTCGAAGCCCCGGGTCCGTGTCTCATGTGTCGGGGGGAGCCGGGATCGAACCCCACACGTCGCGGTGCCGCTCCGCCGCTCGACCACGGTGTTTGTAGGATGTTTTTTCAAGGCGTTGTCAGCCAGTCGCCTCGCCAGCCAGCAGGCTATTCACTCTTctagcctgttagcttagcacTTTGTAGCTTTGTGAAATATAATTCTCGAGGCTTGTTGCTCGGCTCCGCGTCTCTTTTCACCGCCAGTATGACGACTCGACTCTTCTTCTAAGCGGCAGTCTGATTTCTTTCCGTCCCGGGCCCTCGCTGTGGCCGGGAGCTAGTTTTGACTTTCCGACCGGCTTTTCCCTCTGCTGTTGACGAGCTAATGCTACCTAGCCAGCGAGCTAGCTAGCCAGCTGCCCGGTTAGCCTGCTAGCCAGCTGCTAGCTCCACTGCACTTGAACAGGCCCGGGGCCACCGAGGGCTTCTGCGTACTCTCTGCTTTTTAATGAAACCGATAAGCGGGAAAATCGGGCCAAACTGAACGAGTACGTCTCTACCGGAGAACCGATTTGTCGATTTGCCGCCTCACAAACACAGCAATGTACCGCAGCCGTACGAGCTGTGTTGGGCTGGCGTACGATCATGGCTCACATAGTTTGCTCATGTTTGCCTAATTGACAGCATTGATTTTAATCAACCTACTTTGTTTCCAACAGGACATCCAGCCTTGGTGTAGCCCCCAGTGATGACTGTATTGAACCCTGTACCTCCTGATTAGACTGGTTGGATGCCCCCATTTAACATTCAGGTTTCTCCATTTCACACGCCACCATATtcagacacagcagcacaacactcatttcattgtgttttctcGTCTGTTTGTCCCTGTGCTCGTtcaacacacatgcagctgtTTTACTTTGTAAGTGACTGTATTGGCATTGGTGTAGCAAGTGACCCacgtttgtattttcttttgaaCAGCTCATATTCAGATCAACTTGTTATATTCATTGCTCAGTTTTACGCATATGGTGTTAGACAGCTGTGTCAAGATCtaactgtgttttttaaatatctctGTGCCCCTGTAGCTTTCCTATCATAAAGGCATCTCAACCACCCCTGTTCCAATTCATTTATCACCAAAATCCTGGAGGGATCCTCCCAGGTATAGTGTTCTATACAATTATTCATAATCGCACCGCATCATTTACAGTAGCTGTAAGGATGCCCAGTAAATGGTTACCTCGTTTGTTCAGTTGTATTTATAatgaatttgtttgttttattcgtTTAGGAGATTTAGAGAAGATCTGGTGTAGAATATGTCTGGCCCTGTTCCAAGCCGCTCTCGAGTTTACCctgatgtaaacacacagagacctCGGGAATACTGGGACTATGAGTCCCATGTTGTTGAATGGGGGTAAGACAAATTAATCAGACTGTTtgctgtatttgttttattttgctttgtTGGGGAAATATTCTTAAGATTAACTGAGTGttatattcttctttttttttaagaaaccaAGACGACTATCAGCTTGTCAGAAAACTAGGGAGAGGCAAATATAGTGAAGTGTTTGAAGCCATAAACATcacaaacaatgaaaaagtGGTCGTCAAAATACTGAAGGTATGGAGATAATCACTCAACCAGCTGTTCTAACTGTAAAACAATGAATAGTTTGTCACTTTATTGGAGATTATATGTACCTCACCAAACTGTCCCTGTTCACAGCCggtcaagaaaaagaaaatcaagagGGAAATAAAGATCCTGGAAAATCTGCGGGGTGGCCCAAATATCATCTCACTGTTAGATATCGTTAAAGATCCCGTGGTAATTTGTTGTCCTTGTGGCACCGTGACAATTCTGGActaatattttaaaacatatatgcacaaacagatgtttttctccctcctttttAGTCACGAACCCCTGCTCTGGTCTTTGAACATGTGAACAACACAGACTTCAAGGTAAAGATCAGTGTTCCATTTTGCAATCtgtgaatacaaaaatatataaatatttttacaaatatataaattctGATAactatattacattttttttacagcaatTGTACCAAACCCTATCTGACTTCGACATACGGTTCTACATGTACGAAATCCTAAAGGTAAACAGCTTTTGATACTGAATATTTACTGTACGTTTTATGTTATGGCCTTCATTGGTTCTTTTAATATTTGCCAGATTCTTCACATCAGAAAATACTCCTAACACATTATTTTTCCTCTATTACCATTTAGGCCCTGGATTACTGCCACAGTATGGGGATAATGCACAGAGATGTCAAGCCACATAATGTAATGATTGATCACGAACACAGAAAGGTATTGTCTAATGCGTCAAGCATTTTCATAATGTTAACTTTCCCCTTTGATATCAATATGAtctaaattatataaaaaaaatgttacttCCAGCTCCGTCTAATCGATTGGGGTCTGGCAGAATTCTACCACCCAAACCAAGAATACAACGTGAGAGTGGCTTCCAGGTATTTTAAAGGACCTGAACTGCTGGTAGATTACCAGGTGAGCCTCGTATTTTTATTCTGCATGTCAAATCATGCCAGTTTGCCTCAGTTGGCCAAAATGCAAGTTAGGATTTCTATTATTCAagcagaaagacattttttcaaactttattttcttaatgttCATGTGGCAACCTTAAGCATTTCccccttttaaatgttttgtagaTGTATGACTACAGCTTGGACATGTGGAGTTTGGGTTGCATGCTCGCCAGCATGATCTTCAGGAAGGAGCCTTTCTTTCACGGCCATGACAACTACGATCAGGTATGAAGAACTCACTCTTTTGTGAGTCTGGTTACAGACCTTGTGGCCCGAGTAGTGCAGTGTTTAGGCCTAATAGTACAAATTTGTAAGTTCTACACACTGAAATCACAGATATTTTTTACAAGGTTTTTCTCAATCTCacttcaaacatttttttagcAAGGGTAGACGTTATCTTTTCAGTTCTTTGATGCTCTGAAAGAAGAACAAAGTGTataaagacaaatgtgtgtttgtgctagTGGACAAGAAGTTATCAAATTCTCTCCCATATTCCCTGCCACCACTAGGACTGCGTGACACAAGTGTTCAAGTGGTCTTTATATAAGAAATAGTGTTATAtgtatatacaaattaaatacgGAACATAAATCGGTTTTGCCTGTAAATGAAGAATTTTGCTACAGAgaatgaaagtaaaaaagaaatcctgtatatctatttattttgcatATTAGTATAAACCATTTATCATAGAGGTAACACTTACAGAGGGAA from the Limanda limanda chromosome 11, fLimLim1.1, whole genome shotgun sequence genome contains:
- the LOC133014108 gene encoding casein kinase II subunit alpha-like: MSGPVPSRSRVYPDVNTQRPREYWDYESHVVEWGNQDDYQLVRKLGRGKYSEVFEAINITNNEKVVVKILKPVKKKKIKREIKILENLRGGPNIISLLDIVKDPVSRTPALVFEHVNNTDFKQLYQTLSDFDIRFYMYEILKALDYCHSMGIMHRDVKPHNVMIDHEHRKLRLIDWGLAEFYHPNQEYNVRVASRYFKGPELLVDYQMYDYSLDMWSLGCMLASMIFRKEPFFHGHDNYDQLVRIAKVLGTEDLYDYIDKYNIELDPRFNDILGRHSRKRWERFVHSENQHLVSTEALDFLDKLLRYDHQARLTAREAMDHPYFYPIVKDQGRGATPGGMAASSTPVSSSSMMAGITSMSSSQPLANIAGSPVISAPNTLATQVPAATGAQP